The following are from one region of the Canis lupus dingo isolate Sandy chromosome 19, ASM325472v2, whole genome shotgun sequence genome:
- the ARL5A gene encoding ADP-ribosylation factor-like protein 5A isoform X2: MGILLTRIWRLFNHQEHKVIIVGLDNAGKTTILYQFSMNEVVHTSPTIGSNVEEIVINNTRFLMWDIGGQESLRSSWNTYYTNTEFVIVVVDSTDRERISVTREELYKMLAHEGSG, translated from the exons ATGGGAATTCTGCTCACCAGGATCTGGAGGCTGTTCAATCACCAGG agcACAAGGTTATCATTGTTGGGCTGGATAATGCAGGGAAAACTACCATCCTTTACCAATT TTCTATGAATGAAGTTGTACATACATCACCTACAATAGGAAGTAATGTAGAAGAAATAGTGATTAATAACACACGTTTCCTAATGTGGGATATTGGTGGCCAAGAATCTCTTCGTTCTTCTTGGAACACTTACTATACTAACACAGAG tttGTAATAGTTGTTGTGGACAGTACAGACAGAGAAAGGATTTCTGTAACTAGAGAAGAACTCTATAAAATGTTAGCCCATGAG